Below is a window of Micromonospora chersina DNA.
CCAGAACGAGCCGCCGGTCAGGTCGAACATCTCCACCGGCACCGCCACGGCGGTGAACTGGAAACCGAACATGGCCACCGCGTTGCCGAGCCACACCCGGCGGTACGCGGGCACGCCCAGCGGGCGCAGGTCGATCGCCCAGCGGCGCGCTCCGCGCGGCCGGGCCTCCCTGACCCCCGTCACGGGGCCAGCCGCTCGGTGACCCAGATCCCACCCTCGGTACGCCGGAACCGCAGCCGGTCGTGCAGCCGGCTGGCCCGGCCCTGCCAGAACTCCACCGTCTCCGGGCGCACCCGGAACCCGCCCCAGTGCGGCGGCGCGGGGATCTCGTCCACGTCGGCGAAGCGCTCGGCCGCCGCCCGGTACGCCGCGTCCAGCGCCGCCCGGTCCGGCACGACCTCGGACTGGGTGCTGGCCCAGGCGCCCAGCTGGGAGCCGCGCGGCCGGCTGGCGAAGTACGCCTCGGTCTCCGCCCGGTCGACCCGCTCGACCCGCCCGGTGACCGTCACCTGGCGGTGCATCGGGAACCAGGGGAAGACCAGGCTGGCCCACGGGTTCGCGGTCGCCTCGCCGCCCTTGCGCGAGCCGTAGTTGGTGTAGAAGACGAAGCCGTCCGGGTCGTACCCCTTGAGGAGCACGGTCCGGCCGCTCGGCCGCCCCTGCGCGTCGGCGGTCCCGACCACCATGGCGTTCGGCTCGGGCAGCGGATGAGCCACCGCGTCCGCGAACCAGCGCCCGAACTGGGTGTGCCAGTCCGGCGCGAGATCCGATTCGGAAAGGCCCAGGTCGGCGGCGTACTCGTTACGCATACCGGCCGGGGCAGGTGTGTCGCCCGTCACTCTCGTCGTCCCTCTCCCGGGGATGCCGGCGTCCCCCGACGCTGGCCAGGCCCCACCACCCAGTCTTCTCCAGCCCGTGAGCTTGTCCACCGGCGGGGATGTCATGTGGCGCACAGTCGCCGCGGGTCGCGAATCCGGTTACCGAGCAGGCAAGATGTTCCGAACACATCCCTGAGGGTCGCCTAAGCCGCGGGCCCGTCGAGCCCGCGCGGCCACCACCACCGCCGGAAGCCAGGAGACGACATGGCCGACTTCAAACCGGGCCTGGAGGGCGTCGTAGCCTTCGAGACCGAGATCGCCGAACCGGACCGCGAGGGTGGCGCGCTGCGCTACCGCGGCGTGGACATCGAGGATCTGATCGGTCAGGTCTCCTTCGGCAACGTCTGGGCGCTGCTTGTCGACGGGCGCTTCGGCCCGGGCCTGCCGCCGGCGGAGCCGTTCCCGGTGCCGGTGCACTCCGGCGACATCCGCGTCGACGTGCAGTCCGCGGTCGCCATGCTGGCCCCGTACTGGGGGCTCAGCCAGCTTCTCGACATCTCCGACGAGCAGGCGCGCGAGGACCTGGCCCGGGTGTCGGTCACCGCGCTCTCCTTCGTGGCCCAGTCCGCCCGCGGCCTCGGCCTGCCGGCCGTGCCGCAGAAGGAGATCGACAAGGCGGAGACCATCGTCGAGCGGTTCATGAAGCGCTGGCGGGGTGAGCCCGACCCGCGGCACGTCAAGGCCGTCGACGCCTACTTCATCTCGGCCGCCGAGCACGGCCTGAACGCCTCCACCTTCACCACCCGGATCGTCGCCTCCACCGGCGCCGACGCCGCCGCCTGCATCTCCTCCGGCATCGGCGCGCTCTCCGGCCCGCTGCACGGCGGCGCGCCGTCCCGGGTGCTCAGCATGCTGGAGGCCGTCGAGCGCAGCGGCGACGCCGAGGGCTACGTCAAGGGCGTCCTCGACCGGGGCGAGCGGCTCATGGGCTTCGGCCACCGGGTCTACCGGGCCGAGGACCCGCGCGCCCGCGTGCTCCGCCGCACCGCCAAGGAACTGGGCGCGCCGCGCTTCGAGATCGCCGAGGCGCTGGAGAAGGCCGCCCTGGCCGAGCTCCAGGCCCGCCGTCCGGACCGGGTGCTCGCCACCAACGTCGAGTTCTGGTCGGCCGTGGTGCTCGACTTCGCCGAGGTGCCGGCGCACATGTTCACCTCGATGTTCACCTGTGCCCGGATGGGCGGTTGGTCCGCACACATCCTGGAGCAGAAGAAGCTCCAGCGGCTGGTCCGCCCGTCGGCCCGCTACGTCGGCCCGGGCAGCCGGAAGCCGCAGGAGGTCGAGGGCTGGGACGCCATCCCGCACGGCGTCTGAGGTGTAAGGAAGGGCCCCCTGTTAACGCCTCCGGTATAGGAGGGGGCCCCTGTTAACCGCCCCGAAGGGCCCCGGCCGCCAGGTCGGGGCCCTTCGCGTGTGGCATACGACTCACCCCGGAGCTTGGGACCAGCCGTCGGGCCGGGTGGCGCGGGTGCGAGGATGAAGGCCGGCAGTGCCGCCGGACCGGGCTCGGACCCGGCTCCGCCGCGCGCCCGCGCGTGGCCGCCGTCGCTCCGCGCCCGCTGAAAGGGCCCGCCCTCGCCCATGCGGAAGGATCGAGACAACCGTGGCTGACGCACCGACCATCCGGATTCCCGACGACATCAGGCCCGCCGACGGCCGCTTCGGCTGCGGGCCGTCCAAGGTCCGTCCGGCGGCGGTCTCCGCGCTCGCCGACGTCGCCACCAGCTACCTGGGCACCTCGCACCGGCAGAAGACGGTCCGCGACCAGGTGGCCCGGCTGCGCCGGGGCATCGCCGAGTTCTTCTCCCTCCCAGAGGGCTACGAGGTGGTGCTCGGCAACGGCGGCACCACCGCCTTCTGGGAGGTCGCCACCTTCGGCCTGGTCCGCGACCGGGCCCAGTTCGCCAGCTTCGGCGAGTTCGGCGCCAAGTTCGCCAAGTCGGTCAAGGACGCGCCGTTCCTGGGCGAGCCGACCGTGCGCAAGTCCGACGCGGGCAGCGCGCCGACCCTGGTCGCCGAGGCGGGCGTGGACGTCTACGCCACCCCGCACAACGAGACCTCCACCGGCGTGGCGGTGCCGATCAGCCGGGTGCCGGGCGCCGACGAGGGCTCGCTGCTGCTCGTCGACGCCACCTCCGGCGCCGGCGGCCTGGAGGTCAACGTCGGTGAGACCGACGTCTACTACTTCGCGCCGCAGAAGTGCTTCGGCTCCGACGGCGGCCTCTGGCTGGCCCTCATGTCGCCGGCCGCGCTGGCCCGGGCCACCGAGATCAAGGAGTCGGGCCGCTACATCCCGGCCTTCCTCGACCTGGTCACCGCTATCGACAACTCGCGGCTGGAGCAGACCTACAACACGCCGGCGCTGGCCACGATCTTCCTGGCCGCCGAGCAGACCGACTGGATGAACTCGCAGGGTGGGCTGGCCTGGGCGGCCAAGCGCACCGCCGAGAGCGCCGGCATCGTCTACGGCTGGGCGGAGCGCTCGTCGTTCGCCACCCCGTTCGTGACCGACCCGGCGCTGCGCTCCAACGTGGTCGCCACGATCGACTTCGCCGACGGCGTGGACGCCACCGCGATCGCCAAGGCGCTGCGCGCCAACGGCATCGTGGACACCGAGCCCTACCGGAAGCTCGGCCGCAACCAGCTGCGCGTCGCGCTCTTCCCGGCGGTCGAGCCGGCCGACGTGGAGGCGCTCACCGCGTCCATCGACTACGTGGTCGAGCGACTCTGATCACCCGGTGACGGTGGGTGGTCATCGGGGCCCCGGTGACCACCCACCGTGATCATCACCGCAGCTCAGTCGCAACATGCCGGGTGTCGCATCCCCCACCTTCGGGTAGATGAGCGTACGGTGGTCCGAGGACGCCCGGGTGGCCGGCTCGTGGCGTGACGGCCAGCGAAGCGGGACGGAGGCAAGCCCATGCGCCCAGTACGCTTCGTCGCCCTCTCGGAGGACGGCCAGGCTCTGGTGCTCGCCGACGAGGTCGGGCGCCTGCTCGCCCTGCCCATCGACGAGCGCATCGCCTCGGCGCTGCACGCCGAGCCGGGCGCCACGCCCCTCGCGGTCGTGCCGTCCGCCGCCGATCCCACCCCGTCGCTCTCCCCGCGGGACATCCAGGCCCGGATCCGTTCCGGCGAGTCCGCGGAGGACGTCGCCCGGATCGCCGGCGTGCCGGTCGACCGGGTGCTGCGCTACGCGGGCCCGGTGCTCCAGGAGCGGGCCATGCTCGCCCAGCACGCGCGGCGCACCCGGCTCAAGGGCGCCGAGAAGCCGACCCCGCTGGCCGAGGTCGTCAACGGCCGGCTGGCCCAGCACGGGATCGACACCGAGAAGATCTCGTGGGACGCCTACCGGCGCGACGACGGCACCTGGCGCATCATCGCCACCTGGCCGTCGGGCAAGGCCACCGCGCAGGCGGTCTGGGACCTCGACAAGCTCCGGCAGAACGTCACCCCGCACGACGACATGGCGCAGTACCTGTGCGCCGAGCGGCCCACGCCGATCCTCGGCCAGGAGCCGGCGCCGGAGCGGGGCGGCCACGCGCTGCCCGGCCCGTCGCGCGGCGAGCCGGGCCGGGGCGGGCACGGCCTGCCGTCGCCGGCCGAGCACGCCCGTCCGGGGCGGGACCCGATCCGCGCCGGCCGCGACGCGCTGCTCGCCTCGCTGGACCGGCCGCTCGGCGGCACGTCCGGCCGCGGCCTGGACACCCGCTCGCCGGCCGCGCTGGCCGGGCCCGACGCACCCCGCCAGCGGGCGGTCACCGGGGGCGCGGCCGCGCTGCTCGGCGGCGGCCAGGGCTCCGCGTTCGACGACGACTCGGACGCGCCGAAGGAGATCCCGGCCGTGCCGTCGCTGGCCGTGCTCCGGCC
It encodes the following:
- the pdxH gene encoding pyridoxamine 5'-phosphate oxidase; translated protein: MRNEYAADLGLSESDLAPDWHTQFGRWFADAVAHPLPEPNAMVVGTADAQGRPSGRTVLLKGYDPDGFVFYTNYGSRKGGEATANPWASLVFPWFPMHRQVTVTGRVERVDRAETEAYFASRPRGSQLGAWASTQSEVVPDRAALDAAYRAAAERFADVDEIPAPPHWGGFRVRPETVEFWQGRASRLHDRLRFRRTEGGIWVTERLAP
- a CDS encoding citrate synthase 2; amino-acid sequence: MADFKPGLEGVVAFETEIAEPDREGGALRYRGVDIEDLIGQVSFGNVWALLVDGRFGPGLPPAEPFPVPVHSGDIRVDVQSAVAMLAPYWGLSQLLDISDEQAREDLARVSVTALSFVAQSARGLGLPAVPQKEIDKAETIVERFMKRWRGEPDPRHVKAVDAYFISAAEHGLNASTFTTRIVASTGADAAACISSGIGALSGPLHGGAPSRVLSMLEAVERSGDAEGYVKGVLDRGERLMGFGHRVYRAEDPRARVLRRTAKELGAPRFEIAEALEKAALAELQARRPDRVLATNVEFWSAVVLDFAEVPAHMFTSMFTCARMGGWSAHILEQKKLQRLVRPSARYVGPGSRKPQEVEGWDAIPHGV
- the serC gene encoding phosphoserine transaminase — protein: MADAPTIRIPDDIRPADGRFGCGPSKVRPAAVSALADVATSYLGTSHRQKTVRDQVARLRRGIAEFFSLPEGYEVVLGNGGTTAFWEVATFGLVRDRAQFASFGEFGAKFAKSVKDAPFLGEPTVRKSDAGSAPTLVAEAGVDVYATPHNETSTGVAVPISRVPGADEGSLLLVDATSGAGGLEVNVGETDVYYFAPQKCFGSDGGLWLALMSPAALARATEIKESGRYIPAFLDLVTAIDNSRLEQTYNTPALATIFLAAEQTDWMNSQGGLAWAAKRTAESAGIVYGWAERSSFATPFVTDPALRSNVVATIDFADGVDATAIAKALRANGIVDTEPYRKLGRNQLRVALFPAVEPADVEALTASIDYVVERL
- the sepH gene encoding septation protein SepH, coding for MRPVRFVALSEDGQALVLADEVGRLLALPIDERIASALHAEPGATPLAVVPSAADPTPSLSPRDIQARIRSGESAEDVARIAGVPVDRVLRYAGPVLQERAMLAQHARRTRLKGAEKPTPLAEVVNGRLAQHGIDTEKISWDAYRRDDGTWRIIATWPSGKATAQAVWDLDKLRQNVTPHDDMAQYLCAERPTPILGQEPAPERGGHALPGPSRGEPGRGGHGLPSPAEHARPGRDPIRAGRDALLASLDRPLGGTSGRGLDTRSPAALAGPDAPRQRAVTGGAAALLGGGQGSAFDDDSDAPKEIPAVPSLAVLRPRRTGAPAATGGSGTESTEAGGKPRKRLPSWDDVLFGSGPAARESS